A genomic segment from Synchiropus splendidus isolate RoL2022-P1 chromosome 18, RoL_Sspl_1.0, whole genome shotgun sequence encodes:
- the ubiad1 gene encoding ubiA prenyltransferase domain-containing protein 1: protein MAQEQKYAPVETFVLAGSNGHNGQQWQTSINNTRHSLAANHQSRMARVALDVKQKCAAYVLALRPWSFSASLTPVALGSALAYKLEGSVDLVILMVCAVAVLVVHGAGNLVNTFYDFSKGIDHKKSDDRTLVDEILAPQDVVMFGALLYSLGCLCATLLYFLSTLRLEHLALIYFGGLSSSFLYTGGIGLKYVALGDVVILITFGPLAVMFAHAVQVGYLSVLPLVYAVPLALNTEAILHSNNTRDMDSDKQAGIVTLAILIGPTLSYMLYNLLLFVPYVLFCILATRYSISMALPLLTLPMAFPLEKQFRSRCYAKIPQKTAKLNLLMGLFYVFGIILAPPGSLPLL, encoded by the exons ATGGCTCAGGAGCAGAAATACGCCCCAGTTGAGACATTTGTACTGGCCGGGTCTAACGGCCACAACGGGCAACAATGGCAGACTTCTATAAATAACACAAGACACTCATTGGCTGCTAACCACCAGTCAAGGATGGCCCGTGTTGCCTTGGACGTGAAACAGAAGTGTGCTGCCTACGTTCTTGCTCTGAGGCCGTGGAGTTTCAGCGCCTCGCTCACACCGGTTGCCCTGGGCAGCGCATTGGCTTACAAACTCGAGGGATCCGTGGATTTGGTTATCCTGATGGTGTGTGCTGTTGCAGTCCTGGTGGTCCACGGAGCAGGAAACCTGGTCAATACCTTTTATGACTTCTCTAAAGGAATTGACCACAAGAAGAGTGATGACAGGACTCTGGTGGACGAGATCCTGGCTCCGCAGGACGTTGTGATGTTTGGGGCTTTGTTATATTCTTTGGGGTGCTTGTGTGCTACTCTACTATACTTCCTGTCCACACTCAGACTGGAGCACCTTGCCCTCATATACTTCGGCGGACTTTCAAGCTCTTTTTTATATACAGGAG GCATAGGTCTCAAGTACGTGGCTCTGGGAGATGTTGTCATCCTGATTACGTTTGGTCCGCTGGCCGTGATGTTCGCCCATGCCGTGCAGGTGGGCTACTTGTCGGTACTACCTCTGGTGTACGCCGTCCCGCTGGCTCTCAACACAGAAGCCATCCTGCACAGCAACAACACCAGAGACATGGACTCTGACAAGCAGGCCGGCATCGTCACCTTGGCAATCCTGATCGGCCCGACGCTGTCTTACATGCTTTACAACTTACTGCTCTTCGTTCCTTACGTGCTCTTCTGCATCCTCGCCACGCGCTACTCCATCAGCATGGCGCTGCCACTGCTCACGCTGCCCATGGCGTTCCCCCTTGAGAAGCAGTTTCGCAGTCGGTGCTATGCCAAAATCCCTCAGAAGACGGCCAAGCTCAACCTTCTCATGGGACTCTTCTATGTGTTTGGCATTATCTTGGCTCCACCAGGCAGTCTGCCGTTGCTGTGA